In a genomic window of Cynocephalus volans isolate mCynVol1 chromosome 1, mCynVol1.pri, whole genome shotgun sequence:
- the STX16 gene encoding syntaxin-16 isoform X2 translates to MALVSGISLDPEAAIGVTKRSPPKWVDGVDEIQYDVGRIKQKMKELASLHDKHLNRPTLDDSSEEEHAIEITTQEITQLFHRCQRAVQALPSRARGAYSTQEERLLQNVVASLAQALQELSTSFRHAQSGYLKRMKNREERSQHFFDTSVPLMDDGDDNTLYDRGFTDDQLVLVEQNTLMVEEREREIRQIIQSISDLNEIFRDLGAMIVEQGTVLDRIDYNVEQSCIKTEDGLKQLHKAEQYQKKNRKMLVILILFVIIIVLIVVLVGVKSR, encoded by the exons ATGGCACTGGTGTCAGGCATCAGCTTAGATCCAGAGGCAGCAATTGGAGTGACAAAACGGTCACCTCCTAAGTGGGTGGACGGAGTGGACGAA ATACAGTATGATGTTGGCCGGATTAAACAGAAGATGAAAGAATTAGCCAGCCTTCATGACAAGCATTTAAACAGACCCACTCTGGATGACAGCAGTGAGGAGGAGCATGCCATTGAAATAACCACCCAAGAGATCACACAG CTCTTCCACAGATGCCAGCGCGCTGTGCAGGCCCTGCCCAGCCGGGCCCGCGGGGCCTACTCCACACAGGAGGAGCGTCTGCTTCAGAATGTGGTGGCCTCGCTGGCACAGGCTCTGCAGGAGCTGTCCACTAGCTTCCGGCATGCACAGTCAGGCTACCTGAAAC GCATGAAGAATCGAGAGGAAAGATCTCAGCATTTTTTTGATACATCAGTACCACTAATGGATGATGGAGACGATAATACTCTATACGATCGG GGTTTTACAGATGACCAGTTAGTGCTGGTGGAGCAGAATACACTGATGGTGGAAGAAAGGGAGCGAGAGATACGCCAGATCATACAGTCTATTTCCGACCTGAATGAAATATTTAGAGACTTAGGAGCAATGATCGTAGAACAG GGTACCGTCCTTGATAGAATCGACTATAATGTTGAACAGTCCTGTATCAAAACCGAAGATGGCCTGAAACAGCTTCACAAG GCAGAGCAGTATCAAAAGAAGAATCGGAAGATGCTTgtgattttaatattatttgtcaTCATCATTGTCCTCATTGTTGTCCTCGTCGGCGTGAAGTCTCGCTAA